The following proteins come from a genomic window of Trifolium pratense cultivar HEN17-A07 linkage group LG4, ARS_RC_1.1, whole genome shotgun sequence:
- the LOC123882168 gene encoding uncharacterized protein LOC123882168, which yields MEYFNKSKAIKLRSHLGKYLVADEENTNLRQSRNGTTKKSLWLIEIDKTKPNLVRLRSHHGRYLTATDTPFLLGMTGNKVVQADYDAGLSWKYEWEPIKEGMSSVKLKSWCGKFLRGNGGTPPWRNSVTHDDPSSATYNWILWGVEFVELSLHNNQNNELFNQTSFASNSSFDSCEDIHDSQSVSTTSINKTWSLSKTRHNSKLQKSWNKKSTASGDSSMELFQRAKAVRLRSHHDKYLHAEEDEESINQDRNGSSKNAKWTVEHIPEYDNIIRLKSCYGKYLTASNQPLLLGVTGRKVVQTLPRRLDSSVEWEPVRDGAQVKLKTRYGNFLRANGGLPPWRNSVTHDIPHRSSTQDWILWDVDVLEIHVGNPPPPPIPHSDSLDFGSSTSFKSDRFARQESTDSVGSPPKMEGRTIYYHVAEDNGDVDDENVQGYSLVFNGNDVEQLTRKFSEETGLDGVIVCSRSPLNGKLYPLRLHLPPNNVTMQVVLVLPNSKAAKEFEEQGLL from the exons aTGGAGTATTTCAACAAATCAAAGGCCATAAAGCTACGAAGCCATTTAGGAAAGTATCTAGTAGCAGACGAAGAAAACACTAACCTCCGACAAAGCCGAAACggaacaacaaaaaaatcactATGGTTAATCGAAATcgacaaaacaaaaccaaacctCGTACGTCTGAGATCACACCACGGCCGTTACTTAACCGCAACAGACACACCTTTCCTCCTCGGCATGACCGGAAATAAAGTGGTTCAAGCTGATTACGACGCAGGTTTAAGCTGGAAATATGAATGGGAACCAATAAAAGAAGGAATGAGCAGCGTGAAATTGAAGAGTTGGTGTGGGAAGTTTTTGAGAGGTAATGGTGGAACACCACCGTGGAGAAATTCTGTTACACATGATGATCCTAGCTCTGCTACATATAATTGGATTCTTTGGGGTGTCGAGTTTGTGGAGTTATCATTGCATAATAATCAGAATAATGAATTGTTCAATCAAACTAGTTTTGCTTCAAATTCTTCGTTTGATTCTTGTGAAGATATTCATGATTCTCAATCGGTTTCTACTACTTCTATCAACAAGACTTGGTCTTTGTCAAAGACTCGCCACAATTCTAAATTGCAG AAAAGTTGGAACAAGAAGTCAACAGCTTCAGGTGATTCATCAATGGAACTTTTCCAAAGAGCAAAAGCAGTTAGACTGAGAAGCCACCACGACAAGTATCTACACGCAGAAGAAGACGAAGAATCAATCAACCAAGACAGAAACGGATCATCAAAAAACGCTAAATGGACAGTCGAACACATCCCTGAATACGATAACATCATCCGTCTTAAAAGTTGTTACGGAAAATACTTAACAGCATCAAATCAGCCTTTACTTCTCGGCGTCACTGGTCGAAAAGTCGTTCAAACTTTGCCAAGGAGACTTGATTCGTCTGTTGAATGGGAGCCTGTTAGAGATGGTGCTCAGGTTAAGCTGAAAACTAGATATGGTAATTTTCTTAGAGCTAATGGTGGATTACCACCTTGGAGAAATTCTGTTACTCATGATATTCCTCATAGAAGTTCCACTCAGGATTGGATTCTTTGGGATGTTGATGTTCTTGAGATTCATGTTGGaaatcctcctcctcctcctatTCCTCATTCTGATTCTCTTGATTTTGGATCTTCTACTTCTTTCAAATCTGATCGCTTTGCTAGACAAGAg TCAACAGATAGTGTTGGTTCGCCGCCGAAGATGGAGGGGAGAACTATATACTACCATGTTGCTGAGGATAATGGAGATGTGGATGATGAGAACGTGCAGGGCTATTCCTTGGTCTTCAATGGGAATGATGTTGAGCAGTTGACTCGTAAGTTTTCGGAAGAGACGGGACTTGATGGAGTTATTGTGTGTAGTCGAAGTCCTTTGAATGGAAAACTTTACCCACTTCGTTTGCATCTTCCTCCAAACAATGTTACCATGCAGGTTGTTTTGGTCCTTCCCAACTCAAAAG CTGCAAAAGAATTTGAAGAACAA